CGCCGGGCGGGTAGACCTGCCAGGCGCCTTCCATCTTCAGGTGGGAGTGGATGGTAAGCCGTTCCTCCGCCGGACCTCGAAGCCGCATGAAGAGGTGCTTTCCGCGGGGCACCACCTCGTCCACGGTCCAGCCCGCCAGCTTCAGGGTGGCGAACCGGGGCACCCGGAAGTCGGAGGCTGTGAGTTGGTGCCCGGCCAGGGCGGCATGCAGCTGGGCCGCCGCCCGCCAGACGGAATCGCCTTCAGGCACGGATTCTCAGTCCCTTCGGAGTCGAATAGGCGCCGGCGTGGGTCAGGGCAGCGGCTGCGGGAGTGTCCAGGATGCCGTGGCCGTTGACCTTCTCCATGATGAGCTTGTCCACGGCGCCGCGCTTGACCACGCCGACCAGGGCTGCTGCCGCGGCGGCCAGCACCTCCGGATCTTCATCGAAGGCGAGCAGCGTCTTGCCGCCGCGTTCCACGTACAGTGCCAACGCGCCGTCGACCATCACCACCAGGGCTCCGGCTTTCCTGCCCGGACGGTGGCCGCTTCCGGCCTCGACACTGAGCGCGGGCCACGGCAGAGCCGCACCGTACGGGTTGGCGGGGTCGGTCGCGGCAAGCGCAAGGGCAACGGGCTCCGGCTTCGCCAGCTGGGAGTCTTCAGAGTACGACCGCAGCCGGTCCACGGTGGCGGGAACGGCAAACTGCGCGGCGCCGAGGTGTTCAATGAAGTACCCCCGGCGGCAACGCCCGGCCTCTTCCAGCCTGGCAAGGACTTTGTACATCAGGCCGAATCCGCCCAGGATGTTCTCGGCCATGACGGAGCCGCGGGTGACCACCCCGTAGCGGTCCAGCAGAAGCTCCGCCGTGGCGCGGGCATGGATGGTGGGGTCCAGTTCCGGCAACGGCAGGGCGGACCACCGGCCGGCCGCCAGCGGAGGGGTAGGGGCGGCGCCGGTCACGGAGCCGTAGCGTCCGCCGGTCAGCCCGGCAGATCCCATCAGGCCGGTTCCGTGGGCGCGGCCCAGCCTGCTCATGCGGGGTGCACGCGCCCGCGGGGCCCGGGCAACCTGCCGGTGCGCCGTGTGGCCGCCGGCGATCATGGCCCGGACCGGAGCGAAGGTGTCGCCGGTGATGCGGCCCGCCCACGCCAGGTCCCACAGGGCGGACACCACATCCTGGTCGCTCAGCACGGAATCCATGCCGCCTGCAATGTCGGTCAGCTGGCGGAAGAAGTAGCCGCCGCCGTTGTTCTGCAGGTGCTCCAGCAGCCGCTGCTGCGCGTCCCCGGGCTGGTAGTCCGGAGCGGGGTTCAGCGTGAGTTCGGCCGAGTCCGCAAGGTGCAGGCTCACCCATCCGTCATTGCCGGGCAGCGCGCCGGCGCCGGACCAGAGGACCTCGCCGGCGGCCATCAGCTCGTCCAGCATGGCGGGCTGGTAGTCGCTGACGCGGCTTGCGAGGACGAGCGGCTCCCACGCCGAGGCGGGAACCGGCACGCCGGAGAGCTGGTCGACGGCGGTGATGATGCCGTCCAGCCCGCGCAGGGCGGACTGGCCCCGGCGGCCGGGAGTCCGGACGTTCTGCCAGGCAGGGAGGAACCGTCCGTACGCGGAGGCATCCACGGGTTCCACTTCGGCCCGCAGCGCCGCCAGCGACCGGCGGCGTAGCTTTCGCAGCACCTCGGCATCGCACCATTCACTGGTGCCGGCCAAGGTGATGGTAGAGGCGGACGGCAACGCCGGCGCATCTTCCTCGCCGGGTTCCGGTGTTTCGGGCACTTGGCGGGGCGGTGTGGCGTGCGGGCGGAACTCGCCTTCCACCACGCGGCCGTCCGCGGCGAGCCGTTTGAGCGCGGTGCCGACGACGGCGACGCCGAGTCCCAGCCGGGCCGCGGCTTCCGCTGCGGTGAAGGGCCCGTGGGTGCGGGCGTAGCGGGAGACGAGGTCGCCCAGGGGGTCGGCGACAGGTTCGATGAACGCCAGCGGCACCCCCATGGGCAGGGGCACCCCGATGGCGTCCCGCAGGCGGGCAGCGTCCTCCACGGCCGCAAAGCGCTCGACGCCGCCGATATTCACCCGGAGTGCGCGGTTGGCCCGCTGCAGGGCGGCTAGGTGGGCAGCGGCGTCGGCCACGAGTGTTCCGACAGGCTCAACCACCGGGGCTGGCTCAACGCCCGGGGCTGGCTCGGCTACCGGCGGTCCGGCGGGTTCCAGCCGCGCGGCCACTTCCGCGGGCGTCAGCGGACCGAGCAGCCGGAGCAGATCCGCGACACCTTCCATGCCGCGCACCCGGCGGTCCGGGGCGAGGCGCTGCAGCTCCCGTTCGGTGGCGTCGATGACCTTGGCGTCGAGCAGTTCGCGCAGCTCGACCCGGCCGAGGAGCTCGTTGAGCAGGGTCGAATCCAGCGCCAGCGCCGCGGCCCGGCGCTCGGCCAGCGGCGAATCGCCCTCGTAGAGGAACTGCGCGACGTAGCCGAACAGCAGGGACTTGGCGAACGGCGAGGGCTGCTGGGTGGTGGTCTGCAGGATCCGCAGCTCCCGGCGCTCGATGGACGCCGCTATGTCTTTAAGCGCCGGAAGGTCATAGACATCCTGCAGGCATTCGCGGACGGTCTCGAGGACGATCGGGAAGGTGGGGTACTTCCGCGCGACGTCCAGCAGTTGGGCGGAGCGCTGCCGCTGCTGCCACAGGGGCTGCCGTTTGCCCGGGGTCTGCCGCGGGAGCAGCAGGGCCCGGGCGGCGCACTCACGGAAACGGGAGGCGAAGAGAGCGCTGCCGCCGACCTCCGCCGTCACGATCTGTTCGAGTTCCTCCGGGTCGAACAGGAACAGTTCCGCCCCGGGCGGTTCGTCCTCCATCATGGGCACACGCAGCACAATGCCGTCATCGGCGGCCATCGCGGAGCCGTCCATCCCGTAGCGCTGGTGCAGCCGCTGCCCGACGGCGAGGGCCCACGGCGCGTGCACCGGCATGCCGAACGGGCTGTGCAGCACCACCCGCCAGTCGCCGAGTTCGTCGTGGAAGCGCTCCACCACCAGGGTCGTGTCGCTGGGGACCACCTCGGTGGCCAGCTTCTGCTCGGCAAGGTACTGGATCAGGTTGTTCGCGGCGAAATCGTCCAGGCCGCTGGCCTTGCAGCGTTCCATCGCCGGCCCGACGTCGGACGCGGACAGTTCGCGCACGAACGCGCCCAGGGCGCGGCCGAGGTCCACCGGGCGGCCGAGGGAGGCGCCCTTCCAGAACGGGAGCTTCCCCGGCTGGCCGAAGGCGGGGGAGACCAGGACCCGGTCGTGGGTGATGTCCTCGATCTTCCAGCTGGTGGCGCCGAGGGCGAACACGTCACCGACCCGGGATTCGTAGACCATTTCCTCGTCGAGTTCACCGACCCGGCGGCCGCCCTTGGCTGCCGCGGCGGCCGGACTGGCCGCCCGGCCGTCGCCGCTGGCGGAGCCCGGGGATCCGGAGGAACCGGTCCCCTCCGTCTCGGTGCCGATGATGTAGACGCCGAAGAGCCCGCGGTCCGGGATGGTGCCGCCGGAGGTGACCGCCAGCCGCTGGGCGCCGGGGCGGCCCTCGATGGTGCCCGCATTGCGGTCCCAGATGATCCGGGGCCGCAGTTCGGCGAATTCGTCGGAGGGGTAGCGGCCGGCGAGCAGGTCCAGGGTGGCCTCGAAGGCGGACCGGGGGAGGGAGGCGAACGGCGCTGACCGGCGCACTGTGGAGAACCATTCCTCCACATCGATGGACCCGAGCGCCGTCGCGGCGACGGTCTGCTGGGCCAGGATGTCCAGCGGGTTCGCCGGGACGTAGAGCCGTTCGATCTTGCCGGCGAGCATCCGTTCCACGGTGATGGTGGTGTGCACCAGGTCGGCGCGGTGTTTGGGGAACAGGACGCCCTGGGAGACCTCGCCGACCTGGTGACCGGCGCGGCCCACCCGCTGCAGCCCGCTGGCCACCGACGGCGGGGATTCCACCTGCACCACCAGGTCCACGGCGCCCATGTCGATGCCCAGTTCAAGGGAGGACGTGGCCACGACGCAGCGCAGCCGGCCGGATTTCAGGTCGTCCTCGATCAGGGCCCGCTGGTCCTTGGAGACCGAGCCGTGGTGGGCCCGGGCCAGGACCGGATCGGCCCCGACGGTGCTGCCGGCCTGGGCCATCATGTGCGCCGGTGTCGCGGTGGAGGTCGGTACCGCGGCGGAAGCGCCGCCGGCCGGTGCGCCGGCCGGCTCGAAGTCGGGCGCACCGGCGCCGGACCCGTCCAGGCCGCCGCTTGCGGCCATCAGTTGCCGCTCGGCGTAGATCTCGTTGAGCCGGGCGGTCAGGCGCTCCGCGAGGCGTCGCGAGTTGGCGAAGACGATCGTGGACTGGTTGGCCATCACCAGGTCCACGATCTTCTCTTCCACATGCGGCCAGATGGAGGCCTGCGGCTGCAGCCCTGAGGCAGGCCCGGAGTCGAAGGCGCCGGCGGCCCCCTGCAGGTCGGACATGTCCTCCACCGGCACGGAAACTGTCAGGTCCCAGTTCTTTTTGGACGGCGGGGCCACGATTTCCACCGGCGCGGAGCCGGCCAGGAACTGGGCCACGAGTTCACGGGGCTCCACAGTGGCCGAGAGGCCGATCCGCTGCGCCGGTTTGGGCAGGAGGGCATCCAGGCGTTCGAGTGATACGGCCAGGTGCGCGCCGCGCTTCGTGCCTGCGACGGCGTGGACCTCGTCCACGATGATGGTGTCCACTTCGGACAGCGTTTCCCGGGCTTTTGACGTGAGCATCAGGAAGAGGGATTCGGGCGTGGTGATCAGGATGTCCGGCGGGTGGCTGAGCAGCGCGCGGCGGTCCGCCGTCGTCGTATCTCCCGAGCGGACGCCCACGGTGATCAGCGGGGCGGGCAGTCCCAAACGCTTTGCTGTCTGCGTGATGCCGATGAGCGGCGCGCGGAGGTTGCGTTCGACGTCGACGCCCAGCGCCTTGAGCGGCGAGATGTACAGGACGCGGGTTTTCCGCTTGGGTGTCTTGGGCTTCCTGCCTTTGGCGGCCGGGTCCAGGCCCGGCAATGCTTCCGGCTCGGCGGGAGCGGATGACTGGAGTCGGTCCAGCGCCCAGAGGAACGCCGCGAGCGTTTTGCCGGAGCCGGTCGGGGCGACTACCAGTGCATGGGACCCGGACGAAATAGCGTTCCAGGCGCCGTTTTGTGCGGGCGTGGGCGCGGAGAACGCACCGAGGAACCATTCCCTGGTGGCCTGGCTAAACCGGTCCATGGTCCGCGCGGAAGTACGCCCGCCGGCTGGCGTTCCTGATGGTGTGTCGCCCGGCGGCATGCCGCTGGCGGACTCCTTCCCCTGCATTCTTCCATCATGCCCTACGGCACCGACACTCTTGGCGGCGCCCCTGACAGGGCTGGCGGCGCCCCTGACAGGGCTGGCAGCGCCGCCGTCCGCGGGCGGGCGGGCCGCCCCTGACGGGTCAGTCAAGCTGTCGCAGATTGCGGACCGCAGGTCCCTCCAGCACGGTGCCGTCGCTGCTGAAGCGCGAGCCGTGCAGCGGGCAGTCCCACGACTTCTCGCTATCGTTCCAGCGCACGATGCCACCCAGATGCGTGCAGACGGCGGACAGAGTGCAGCGGGTGCCGTCCACGGTGGACACCGCCACGGGTTTCCGGCCGCGGCGGGACACGATTCCTGCCCCTTCCGGCGGCTGCTCCAGGGATTCGTCGAGGCGCTTGAGCCCCACCTGGCCCCAGTCCTTGGCTGCCTTAGCCGCAACGGCCGCATTGAGGGAGACCGCGGAGGCGGCTCCGGGAGGAGACGTGACCCGGTGGTGGATGACGCCGGCCCAGGGGAGCCGGGTGCCGAGGATATCAGCCGTAATGTCCAGTGCCGCGGCCACGGAGTTG
Above is a window of Arthrobacter sp. FB24 DNA encoding:
- a CDS encoding ATP-dependent helicase; amino-acid sequence: MDRFSQATREWFLGAFSAPTPAQNGAWNAISSGSHALVVAPTGSGKTLAAFLWALDRLQSSAPAEPEALPGLDPAAKGRKPKTPKRKTRVLYISPLKALGVDVERNLRAPLIGITQTAKRLGLPAPLITVGVRSGDTTTADRRALLSHPPDILITTPESLFLMLTSKARETLSEVDTIIVDEVHAVAGTKRGAHLAVSLERLDALLPKPAQRIGLSATVEPRELVAQFLAGSAPVEIVAPPSKKNWDLTVSVPVEDMSDLQGAAGAFDSGPASGLQPQASIWPHVEEKIVDLVMANQSTIVFANSRRLAERLTARLNEIYAERQLMAASGGLDGSGAGAPDFEPAGAPAGGASAAVPTSTATPAHMMAQAGSTVGADPVLARAHHGSVSKDQRALIEDDLKSGRLRCVVATSSLELGIDMGAVDLVVQVESPPSVASGLQRVGRAGHQVGEVSQGVLFPKHRADLVHTTITVERMLAGKIERLYVPANPLDILAQQTVAATALGSIDVEEWFSTVRRSAPFASLPRSAFEATLDLLAGRYPSDEFAELRPRIIWDRNAGTIEGRPGAQRLAVTSGGTIPDRGLFGVYIIGTETEGTGSSGSPGSASGDGRAASPAAAAAKGGRRVGELDEEMVYESRVGDVFALGATSWKIEDITHDRVLVSPAFGQPGKLPFWKGASLGRPVDLGRALGAFVRELSASDVGPAMERCKASGLDDFAANNLIQYLAEQKLATEVVPSDTTLVVERFHDELGDWRVVLHSPFGMPVHAPWALAVGQRLHQRYGMDGSAMAADDGIVLRVPMMEDEPPGAELFLFDPEELEQIVTAEVGGSALFASRFRECAARALLLPRQTPGKRQPLWQQRQRSAQLLDVARKYPTFPIVLETVRECLQDVYDLPALKDIAASIERRELRILQTTTQQPSPFAKSLLFGYVAQFLYEGDSPLAERRAAALALDSTLLNELLGRVELRELLDAKVIDATERELQRLAPDRRVRGMEGVADLLRLLGPLTPAEVAARLEPAGPPVAEPAPGVEPAPVVEPVGTLVADAAAHLAALQRANRALRVNIGGVERFAAVEDAARLRDAIGVPLPMGVPLAFIEPVADPLGDLVSRYARTHGPFTAAEAAARLGLGVAVVGTALKRLAADGRVVEGEFRPHATPPRQVPETPEPGEEDAPALPSASTITLAGTSEWCDAEVLRKLRRRSLAALRAEVEPVDASAYGRFLPAWQNVRTPGRRGQSALRGLDGIITAVDQLSGVPVPASAWEPLVLASRVSDYQPAMLDELMAAGEVLWSGAGALPGNDGWVSLHLADSAELTLNPAPDYQPGDAQQRLLEHLQNNGGGYFFRQLTDIAGGMDSVLSDQDVVSALWDLAWAGRITGDTFAPVRAMIAGGHTAHRQVARAPRARAPRMSRLGRAHGTGLMGSAGLTGGRYGSVTGAAPTPPLAAGRWSALPLPELDPTIHARATAELLLDRYGVVTRGSVMAENILGGFGLMYKVLARLEEAGRCRRGYFIEHLGAAQFAVPATVDRLRSYSEDSQLAKPEPVALALAATDPANPYGAALPWPALSVEAGSGHRPGRKAGALVVMVDGALALYVERGGKTLLAFDEDPEVLAAAAAALVGVVKRGAVDKLIMEKVNGHGILDTPAAAALTHAGAYSTPKGLRIRA